In Paenibacillus sonchi, a single genomic region encodes these proteins:
- a CDS encoding M42 family metallopeptidase, whose protein sequence is MLTIQPNEAYILSVLKKLLDTPSPSGFTAQVMKLVAEEAAALGVPLSWNEKGGAILTVPGLDPTRTIGISAHVDTLGAMVRSIKPNGTLRLTSVGGFTMNSIENEYCVIHTRTGLTYTGTILSSHPSVHVYADARDFKRSEENMEIRIDEVVSTKDDVLKLGIAVGDFISFDARAVITPSGYIKSRHLDDKASVAALLGLLESMKREGWKPLHNLSLLISNYEEVGHGAAWIPGGISEMIAVDMGAMGDDLSCKETDVSICAKDSSGPYDYAMTGKLIELANGLAIPFAVDIYPQYGSDASAALRGGNNIRAALIGPGVHASHSMERTHKQAVLNTAKLLAAYVGAN, encoded by the coding sequence TTGCTTACCATCCAACCTAACGAGGCGTATATCTTATCGGTTCTAAAAAAACTGCTGGACACCCCCAGCCCCAGCGGCTTCACGGCACAGGTCATGAAGCTTGTGGCTGAGGAAGCGGCCGCACTGGGCGTCCCCTTGAGCTGGAACGAAAAAGGCGGAGCTATTCTGACTGTGCCCGGACTTGATCCTACACGCACCATCGGCATCAGCGCCCATGTGGACACACTTGGAGCCATGGTGCGCTCCATTAAACCCAACGGCACGCTGCGCCTGACCTCTGTCGGCGGCTTCACCATGAACAGCATCGAAAATGAATATTGCGTCATCCATACCCGTACCGGATTAACCTATACCGGGACGATTCTGAGCAGTCATCCCTCGGTTCATGTCTACGCGGATGCGCGTGATTTCAAACGTTCGGAGGAAAATATGGAGATCCGCATCGACGAGGTGGTGTCTACCAAAGACGATGTGTTGAAACTCGGCATTGCCGTCGGCGACTTCATCTCCTTCGATGCCCGGGCGGTGATCACGCCGAGCGGCTATATCAAATCGCGCCATCTGGACGACAAAGCCAGTGTGGCGGCACTGCTGGGTCTGCTGGAGAGCATGAAGCGCGAAGGCTGGAAACCGCTGCACAATCTGTCCCTGCTCATCTCCAATTATGAAGAGGTCGGTCACGGCGCCGCCTGGATTCCCGGCGGGATCAGCGAGATGATCGCCGTCGACATGGGCGCCATGGGTGATGACCTGAGCTGCAAGGAGACCGACGTCTCCATCTGCGCCAAGGATTCCTCCGGGCCGTATGACTATGCCATGACCGGCAAGCTAATCGAGCTGGCGAACGGGCTGGCAATTCCGTTTGCGGTCGACATTTACCCGCAATACGGCTCCGATGCTTCCGCCGCCCTGCGGGGCGGGAACAATATCCGCGCCGCGCTGATCGGGCCGGGCGTGCACGCCTCCCACTCCATGGAGCGCACCCACAAGCAGGCTGTGCTGAACACGGCCAAGCTGCTCGCGGCTTATGTGGGCGCGAATTGA
- a CDS encoding lipopolysaccharide assembly LapA domain-containing protein, with amino-acid sequence MRLQWSLILGLIFALLTAVFAVINVDPVEVNFYLDVVSIPLILVILGCALIGGVIVGSYGIFRQYKLQKQIKGLTAELNKLRDAGNSLDAVSATQDSLSANSTTQL; translated from the coding sequence ATGAGATTGCAATGGTCGCTGATCTTAGGTCTGATCTTCGCCCTGCTGACCGCTGTGTTCGCCGTCATCAATGTTGACCCGGTTGAGGTTAATTTCTATTTGGATGTGGTCAGCATTCCGCTGATCCTGGTCATTCTGGGCTGTGCACTGATCGGCGGGGTTATTGTCGGTTCCTATGGCATTTTCCGCCAATATAAGCTGCAGAAGCAAATTAAAGGCCTTACAGCAGAGCTGAACAAGCTCCGTGATGCGGGAAATTCCCTGGACGCAGTGTCTGCGACTCAGGATAGCTTGTCTGCAAACAGCACAACCCAGCTCTAA
- the pepF gene encoding oligoendopeptidase F: protein MKQLLKRSEVPAENRWKLEDMFASQEQWDAEYKEAKKLINSASGFQGKLDSPDALKKCFELDDKLSLLTERLYVYAHMRQDEDTAAPTYQALSQKAKKLGVEAGEATSFITPEILALPDEKLDQFIADASLSDYTFTLKEMKREKAHILTKAEEALLAQVGTLAQAPQTVFSMLNNADLKFPKIKNEEGKEVDLTHGSYIQFLESPDREVRKNAFKAVYETYGKQKNTIAATLSANVNKNVFYSRVRKYPSVLEMSLYGDNIPKEVYTNLIDTIHESLPLMHRYMKLRQKLLGVDELHMYDLFAPLVDEYKLDITFEEAKKITKEGLKPLGGDYLSVLQEGYDKGWIDVYENENKRTGAYSWGAYGTHPYVLLNHNDNLNSMFTLAHEMGHALHSYYSDNALKYRDAQYTIFLAEVASTTNEALLMDYLLKKSTDPKEKMYLLTYYADQFRTTVFRQTMFAEFEKIIHQRAEEGESLTPQDLSAIYYDLNVKYYGKDMVVDKDIEMEWARIPHFYNSFYVYKYATGFSAATSFAKQILEDGKPAVDKYLGFLKSGGSDYSINILSKAGVDMSSPAPIREAMSVFESVIEQMEQLTK from the coding sequence ATGAAACAATTATTGAAGAGAAGTGAAGTGCCCGCCGAAAACCGCTGGAAGCTTGAAGATATGTTCGCTTCGCAGGAGCAATGGGATGCGGAATACAAGGAAGCCAAGAAGCTTATCAACAGCGCCTCCGGATTTCAGGGGAAGCTGGACTCACCGGATGCACTCAAAAAGTGCTTCGAGCTGGACGACAAGCTGTCCCTGCTGACCGAGCGCCTGTATGTCTACGCGCATATGCGCCAGGATGAAGATACGGCTGCCCCAACCTATCAGGCCCTCTCCCAAAAAGCAAAGAAGCTTGGAGTGGAAGCCGGAGAGGCTACTTCTTTTATCACACCGGAGATTCTGGCCTTGCCTGATGAGAAGCTGGACCAGTTCATAGCCGACGCTTCCCTCTCGGATTACACCTTCACTTTGAAAGAAATGAAGCGTGAGAAAGCGCATATCCTGACCAAAGCGGAGGAAGCACTGCTTGCACAGGTTGGCACGCTGGCACAGGCACCGCAAACCGTGTTCAGCATGCTCAACAATGCCGACCTGAAGTTCCCGAAGATCAAGAACGAGGAAGGCAAGGAAGTAGACCTGACGCACGGAAGCTACATTCAATTCCTGGAAAGCCCTGACCGTGAGGTGCGCAAAAATGCGTTTAAAGCGGTCTATGAAACATATGGCAAGCAAAAGAACACAATAGCAGCAACACTCAGCGCGAACGTAAACAAAAATGTTTTCTACTCGCGTGTGCGCAAGTATCCTTCCGTGCTGGAAATGTCCCTCTACGGAGATAATATTCCGAAAGAGGTCTACACCAACCTGATTGATACCATTCACGAGAGCCTGCCGCTGATGCACCGCTACATGAAGCTGCGCCAGAAGCTGCTTGGCGTTGATGAGTTACATATGTATGACCTGTTCGCACCGCTGGTGGACGAATACAAGCTGGATATCACTTTTGAAGAAGCCAAGAAGATTACCAAAGAAGGCCTGAAGCCTCTCGGCGGGGATTACCTGAGTGTGCTGCAGGAAGGCTATGATAAAGGCTGGATTGATGTCTACGAAAATGAGAACAAACGAACCGGCGCATACAGCTGGGGAGCCTACGGCACACACCCTTATGTGCTGCTGAACCATAACGATAACCTGAACAGCATGTTCACGCTGGCGCATGAAATGGGCCATGCCCTGCATTCCTACTATTCGGACAACGCGCTGAAATACAGGGATGCGCAGTATACCATTTTCCTTGCGGAAGTGGCATCAACGACCAACGAGGCGCTGCTGATGGATTATCTGCTCAAGAAATCCACAGATCCAAAAGAAAAAATGTACCTGCTCACTTATTATGCCGACCAGTTCCGCACTACTGTTTTCCGGCAAACGATGTTTGCTGAATTCGAGAAGATCATTCACCAGCGCGCCGAAGAAGGCGAATCGCTGACGCCTCAGGACCTGTCGGCCATCTACTATGACCTGAATGTCAAGTACTACGGCAAGGATATGGTGGTTGACAAGGATATCGAGATGGAATGGGCGCGGATTCCGCATTTCTACAACAGCTTCTATGTATACAAATATGCTACCGGCTTCTCGGCGGCAACCAGCTTCGCCAAGCAGATTCTGGAGGACGGCAAACCGGCGGTCGACAAGTACCTCGGCTTCCTGAAGAGCGGCGGCAGTGATTATTCGATCAACATTCTCTCCAAGGCAGGCGTCGACATGTCCTCTCCTGCACCGATCCGCGAAGCGATGAGCGTCTTCGAAAGTGTGATTGAGCAGATGGAACAGTTGACCAAATAA
- a CDS encoding cold shock domain-containing protein, with product MKGTVKWFNAEKGYGFLQVEGGEDVFVHFSAIQGEGFKTLDEGQAVEFDITDGNRGPQAANVVKL from the coding sequence TTGAAAGGTACAGTAAAATGGTTTAACGCAGAAAAAGGCTATGGTTTTCTTCAAGTAGAAGGCGGCGAAGATGTATTCGTTCACTTCTCAGCAATCCAAGGTGAAGGATTCAAGACTTTGGATGAAGGCCAAGCGGTAGAATTCGATATTACTGATGGTAACCGCGGTCCCCAAGCAGCTAACGTAGTTAAATTATAA
- a CDS encoding MFS transporter, producing the protein MSPGRSSGQYSDQNWLRSFMFTLFGTSVLVVSYFPLFYTHLGFTSPQIGILYSIGPLISILSNLFWSMVSDRLGTIKKIMAILLAGQLVTALILARATDFGVVMLILSLFYFFYYPLFPLADTMAIKIAQRHGRNFITIRVFGSLGYSFFALTIGYVLRALGPASSIAVCIVIVIIALLITVGLKDVRRTGENMQHAAVPAAEPAKAGGLKQILLQKEVLWFFGSVFVLAIGYRMNEAFLTLSLKAMNAGDEIVGWSLLASALSEIPVFFALSRYGDRFKELPLLAFASLMFAARFLFMALADEPVAVVAIQAMHSVSFGIYYVTAVRYITRIIPDHLRATGMAIFTVVWSSAAGLLSGTFGGLIYEDAGRTVFYVVAMSFSLLAFVGFFAKHLADTGFGFGRYLRRKDY; encoded by the coding sequence ATGTCACCAGGACGGAGCAGCGGCCAGTACAGCGATCAAAACTGGCTGCGATCCTTTATGTTCACGCTTTTCGGCACCAGTGTGCTTGTCGTCTCTTATTTTCCTTTATTCTATACCCATCTCGGCTTCACCAGCCCGCAGATCGGAATCCTGTATTCCATCGGACCCCTGATCTCCATTTTGTCCAACCTGTTCTGGAGCATGGTCAGCGACCGGCTGGGCACCATCAAAAAAATCATGGCCATTCTTCTGGCCGGCCAGCTGGTTACTGCACTTATACTGGCAAGAGCCACAGATTTTGGGGTGGTTATGCTTATTTTGTCCCTTTTCTATTTCTTCTATTACCCGCTTTTCCCGCTTGCAGATACGATGGCGATCAAAATTGCCCAGCGCCACGGGCGCAACTTCATTACCATCCGGGTTTTTGGCTCGCTTGGCTACTCCTTTTTCGCGCTGACGATCGGATATGTGCTGAGAGCGTTGGGACCGGCCTCCAGCATAGCCGTCTGTATTGTAATCGTAATCATTGCGCTTCTAATTACCGTTGGCCTGAAAGATGTCAGGCGGACCGGAGAGAATATGCAGCATGCTGCCGTTCCTGCAGCCGAGCCGGCCAAGGCGGGAGGACTGAAACAGATTTTGCTGCAAAAAGAAGTACTATGGTTTTTCGGCAGTGTTTTCGTGCTTGCCATTGGCTACAGAATGAATGAAGCGTTCCTTACACTCAGCCTGAAAGCCATGAATGCAGGCGATGAGATCGTTGGCTGGTCGCTGCTGGCCTCAGCCTTGAGCGAGATTCCGGTCTTTTTCGCCCTGAGCAGATACGGTGACAGATTCAAGGAGCTGCCTCTGCTCGCTTTTGCCAGTCTGATGTTCGCCGCACGTTTCCTGTTCATGGCGCTGGCGGATGAGCCTGTTGCTGTTGTTGCGATCCAGGCCATGCACAGCGTCTCATTCGGCATATACTACGTGACGGCCGTCCGGTACATTACACGGATTATCCCGGATCATCTCCGTGCCACCGGTATGGCGATCTTTACTGTCGTCTGGTCCAGTGCAGCCGGTCTGCTCAGCGGCACCTTTGGCGGACTTATCTATGAAGATGCCGGACGGACGGTTTTCTATGTGGTGGCCATGAGCTTCTCGCTGCTGGCCTTTGTTGGTTTTTTCGCCAAACACCTGGCGGATACGGGATTCGGTTTCGGACGTTATTTGCGCAGAAAAGATTATTAG
- a CDS encoding tetraprenyl-beta-curcumene synthase family protein yields the protein MNEFEQGRYLSPRGPIGLMSRVYKYVLPEVRECLHFWRQDAEGIPDPELRKQALASIETKEFHCQGGGIYAAGNLSMRHILIPLIVAYQTISDYLDNLCDRSTSLDPADFRLLHQSMLDAINPKAEPVNYYALRSEQNDGGYLHRLVRKCQEMTALLPGYAAAVEEVRGLAVLYTDLQVYKHIRPELREAALKEWWEVEGKVAPHLQWNEFAAATGSTLGVFMLFLASCDPKLSTSAAASIRAAYFPHLCGLHIMLDYLIDQDEDRAGGDLNFCNYYDNSDTMLNRIASIVEWARRDVRNLPETSMHRMVIEGLLALYLSDPKVSEQREVRSVSRRLMRRSPLTRLFFFVNSRWIRRRMY from the coding sequence TTGAATGAATTTGAGCAAGGCCGTTACCTTAGCCCTCGCGGCCCGATTGGGCTGATGAGCAGGGTCTACAAGTACGTGCTGCCGGAAGTGCGGGAATGTCTCCATTTCTGGCGCCAGGATGCGGAAGGGATTCCCGATCCCGAGCTGCGGAAGCAAGCGCTTGCCAGCATTGAGACCAAAGAGTTTCACTGCCAGGGCGGCGGAATATATGCCGCCGGCAATTTGTCGATGCGGCATATACTGATTCCGCTTATTGTTGCTTATCAAACGATCAGTGATTACCTGGACAACCTATGTGACCGCAGCACTTCTCTTGATCCTGCCGATTTCAGACTGCTGCATCAATCCATGCTGGACGCTATCAATCCCAAGGCTGAGCCTGTTAATTATTACGCGCTCCGCAGTGAGCAGAACGATGGCGGATATTTGCACAGGCTTGTCCGCAAATGCCAGGAGATGACTGCGCTGTTGCCCGGCTATGCCGCGGCGGTTGAAGAGGTTCGCGGTCTGGCCGTACTCTATACGGATTTGCAGGTTTACAAACACATCCGCCCAGAACTCAGGGAGGCTGCCCTGAAGGAATGGTGGGAAGTGGAGGGCAAGGTTGCCCCGCATCTGCAGTGGAATGAGTTTGCGGCAGCAACGGGCTCTACCCTCGGCGTTTTTATGCTTTTTCTGGCCTCTTGCGATCCGAAGCTGAGCACATCGGCAGCGGCTTCCATCCGGGCGGCATACTTTCCGCATTTATGCGGATTGCACATTATGCTGGACTACCTGATTGATCAGGATGAAGACCGGGCCGGCGGTGATCTCAATTTCTGCAATTATTATGACAATAGCGATACCATGCTGAATCGGATCGCCTCCATTGTGGAGTGGGCCCGCAGGGATGTCCGGAATCTGCCCGAGACCTCAATGCATCGCATGGTCATCGAGGGCTTGCTGGCACTATATTTATCCGATCCGAAAGTCAGCGAACAGCGGGAGGTTCGCTCTGTATCCAGACGTCTAATGAGAAGAAGTCCACTGACAAGATTGTTCTTCTTCGTGAACAGCCGCTGGATTCGCAGGCGTATGTATTAA
- the pfkA gene encoding 6-phosphofructokinase produces MANVKKIAVLTSGGDSQGMNAAVRAVVRSAIYFGIEVFGIQRGYQGLLNRDIFPMDLRSVGDIIQRGGTILQSARCLEFLTPEGQQKGADILNEMGIDGLVVCGGDGSYKGANKLSKLGINTMALPGTIDNDISFTDYTIGFDTAVGVVVDAINKLRDTMSSHERSSIVEVMGRHCGDIALHAGLASGAETILVPEMPYDLNEVADRMRDNFARGKRHSIVIVAEGVGKGEDVAQALKDRHSSLDARVTVLGHIQRGGTPTPGDRNLASRLGDFAVRSLIEGHSDKACGIIKGELTLTDIDLVVNTKKDFDTELYELASRLSQ; encoded by the coding sequence ATGGCAAACGTAAAAAAAATCGCAGTATTAACCAGTGGAGGAGATTCGCAGGGCATGAATGCGGCAGTCCGCGCAGTGGTGCGCAGTGCAATCTACTTCGGCATTGAAGTGTTCGGAATCCAGCGCGGTTACCAGGGGCTGCTCAACCGCGACATTTTTCCAATGGATCTGCGCAGTGTAGGTGATATTATCCAGCGCGGAGGCACAATTCTGCAATCTGCCCGCTGTCTTGAATTTCTGACCCCTGAAGGCCAGCAAAAGGGTGCGGATATTCTGAACGAGATGGGTATCGACGGTCTGGTGGTTTGCGGCGGTGACGGTTCTTACAAAGGAGCCAACAAGCTCAGCAAGCTGGGCATTAACACCATGGCTTTGCCGGGTACCATCGATAATGACATTTCGTTCACAGACTATACCATTGGCTTTGATACTGCGGTAGGTGTTGTAGTTGATGCCATCAATAAGCTTCGTGATACGATGTCCTCGCATGAGCGTTCATCCATCGTTGAAGTTATGGGCCGCCACTGCGGGGATATCGCGCTGCATGCGGGTCTTGCTTCCGGCGCCGAAACGATTCTGGTACCCGAAATGCCTTATGATCTGAATGAAGTAGCCGACCGTATGCGCGACAACTTTGCCAGAGGCAAACGCCACAGTATCGTGATTGTCGCTGAGGGTGTAGGCAAGGGCGAGGATGTGGCTCAAGCATTAAAAGACCGTCATTCCTCTCTGGATGCACGCGTTACTGTGCTGGGACATATTCAGCGCGGTGGTACGCCGACGCCTGGGGACCGCAACCTGGCCAGCCGTCTCGGCGACTTTGCTGTCCGTTCCCTGATTGAAGGCCATTCGGATAAAGCCTGCGGCATTATCAAAGGCGAGCTGACACTTACCGATATTGATCTTGTAGTGAATACCAAAAAAGACTTCGATACTGAGCTGTACGAGCTGGCATCCCGTCTTTCCCAATAA
- a CDS encoding CoA-disulfide reductase, producing MGKKIIIVGGVAGGASAAARLRRLNEQDEIILLERGEHVSFANCGLPYYIGETIGSREKLFLQTPEGIRQRFNIDVRTLTEVTSIDRASKHVIARSTATGEVLQFPYDIVILSPGAKPIVPQIPGITGAHNLFTLRNIPDTDRIKAFVDHQHPKHATVIGAGFIGLEMAENLRERGVKVTVIDRGAQILNPLDPEMAGPVEEHMRLHGVEFRLNEGVEAVLQEGRLLQLASGARVATDMIILAVGVTPENELARNSGLELGVRGAVKVNASLQTSDPAIYAVGDVIEVKDRVQGYETMVSLAWGANRQGRLAADHINGRPISYDGALGTAIIKTFALTSALTGNNEKTLKSLGVPYEAIHIHPNSHAGYYPGAAPIAIKLLFNPHTGEIYGAQAVGSEGADKRIDVIATAIRGRLKADELADIELAYAPPYSSAKDPVNMAGYAASNVMEGMVQNLQWHEVDEFSRNGGLIIDVRDEVERLAGSIPGSINIPLSELRNRLAEIPVGQEIAVSCQVGLRGYIAARMLKQHGYHVKNVDGGYKTYAVMNRGTGTASHEEGQPAEAGISLLAAAAQKAPEPAEQRLVLDACGLQCPGPILKVYETVQSMKDGQQVEITATDFGFAADIRQWCLKTQNTLESVEVSGGKVEALVRKGIQSPAEASFTLPMSEARNVKDGTTMVVFSGDLDKTIASFIIASGAAAMGKQVTMFFTFWGLNLLRREQGPRVEKKALDKLFSLMMPQGTRKLPLSRMNMGGLGAKFIRHTMKRKNVDSLEELMQGAIHAGVKLMACTMSMDIMGIKQEELIAGVEFGGVASYLGAAEDSGVNLFI from the coding sequence ATGGGTAAGAAGATTATAATCGTCGGCGGAGTAGCGGGTGGGGCTTCAGCGGCTGCACGCCTGCGGAGATTAAATGAACAAGATGAAATTATTCTGCTGGAGCGGGGGGAGCATGTCTCTTTTGCCAATTGCGGCCTTCCTTATTATATTGGAGAAACGATCGGCTCCAGAGAGAAGCTGTTCCTGCAGACGCCCGAGGGGATACGGCAACGGTTTAATATTGATGTAAGGACTCTGACGGAGGTTACGTCTATTGACCGTGCCAGCAAGCATGTGATTGCCCGGAGTACAGCCACTGGTGAGGTCCTGCAGTTTCCATATGATATTGTGATCCTTTCTCCCGGGGCGAAGCCCATTGTACCGCAGATTCCGGGTATCACCGGTGCCCATAACCTGTTCACACTGCGGAATATCCCGGACACAGACAGAATCAAGGCTTTTGTCGATCATCAGCATCCTAAGCATGCCACGGTGATTGGAGCGGGTTTTATTGGACTGGAGATGGCGGAGAATCTAAGGGAACGTGGTGTTAAAGTGACGGTTATTGACCGGGGGGCACAAATATTGAACCCGCTTGACCCGGAAATGGCAGGACCTGTTGAAGAGCATATGCGGCTGCACGGAGTCGAGTTCAGGCTAAACGAAGGCGTAGAGGCCGTCTTGCAGGAAGGCAGGCTGCTTCAGCTTGCTTCCGGCGCAAGGGTTGCTACGGATATGATTATTCTGGCGGTCGGAGTAACACCGGAGAATGAGCTGGCCAGAAACAGCGGACTTGAACTGGGGGTCCGGGGGGCTGTGAAAGTGAATGCCTCGCTGCAGACCAGTGATCCTGCGATATATGCAGTTGGTGACGTCATTGAGGTCAAAGACCGGGTTCAAGGTTATGAAACGATGGTGTCGCTCGCCTGGGGAGCCAACCGTCAGGGCCGTCTTGCCGCTGATCATATCAATGGCCGGCCAATTTCCTATGATGGAGCTTTGGGCACTGCTATCATCAAAACCTTTGCCCTCACTTCCGCCCTCACCGGGAATAACGAAAAAACGCTGAAATCACTCGGGGTTCCTTACGAGGCCATCCATATTCACCCGAATTCACATGCGGGCTACTATCCTGGCGCAGCGCCCATTGCTATTAAATTGCTGTTCAACCCCCACACGGGAGAGATTTACGGAGCACAGGCAGTGGGGAGTGAAGGTGCCGACAAACGGATTGATGTCATTGCCACCGCGATCCGCGGGAGGCTCAAGGCAGATGAACTCGCGGATATCGAGCTGGCCTACGCGCCTCCATATTCTTCTGCCAAAGACCCTGTAAATATGGCCGGCTATGCGGCTTCTAATGTGATGGAAGGTATGGTGCAGAATCTTCAGTGGCATGAGGTGGATGAGTTTTCCCGGAATGGCGGGCTCATTATCGATGTACGGGATGAGGTAGAGCGTCTCGCCGGATCTATTCCCGGGTCCATCAATATTCCACTTTCCGAATTGAGGAACCGCCTGGCAGAAATCCCCGTTGGCCAAGAGATTGCGGTATCCTGCCAAGTCGGCCTCAGAGGGTACATCGCGGCAAGAATGCTTAAACAGCACGGTTACCACGTGAAAAATGTTGACGGGGGATATAAAACCTATGCTGTGATGAACAGAGGCACAGGGACTGCTTCACATGAAGAGGGACAGCCCGCTGAAGCGGGAATCTCTTTACTGGCAGCGGCGGCTCAAAAGGCTCCAGAACCTGCTGAACAGCGGCTGGTGCTGGATGCTTGCGGTTTGCAGTGTCCTGGCCCTATACTCAAGGTATATGAGACCGTGCAGTCCATGAAAGACGGGCAGCAGGTTGAAATTACTGCAACTGATTTCGGTTTTGCTGCAGATATCCGGCAGTGGTGCCTCAAGACGCAGAATACGCTGGAGTCTGTAGAGGTCTCAGGTGGCAAGGTTGAGGCTCTGGTACGTAAAGGGATTCAATCACCAGCGGAAGCCTCATTCACCTTGCCAATGTCAGAAGCGAGGAATGTGAAGGACGGGACGACAATGGTTGTCTTCAGCGGTGACCTGGACAAGACGATTGCCTCTTTCATTATCGCCTCGGGTGCGGCTGCCATGGGCAAGCAGGTAACGATGTTCTTTACCTTCTGGGGATTGAACCTGCTGCGGCGTGAGCAGGGGCCCCGGGTTGAAAAGAAGGCGCTGGATAAGCTGTTTAGTCTGATGATGCCGCAAGGAACCCGAAAGCTGCCATTGTCGAGAATGAACATGGGCGGTCTAGGGGCCAAATTCATCCGCCACACCATGAAACGCAAAAATGTGGACTCTCTGGAAGAGCTGATGCAGGGTGCAATCCATGCAGGAGTGAAGCTGATGGCCTGCACGATGAGCATGGATATCATGGGCATCAAGCAGGAGGAGCTAATAGCAGGCGTTGAATTCGGCGGTGTAGCCAGTTATTTGGGTGCTGCTGAGGATTCAGGCGTCAATCTGTTCATCTAA
- a CDS encoding metal-sensitive transcriptional regulator — protein MEYDKGIKNRLKRIEGQVRGVLSMLEEGQDCREIVIQLTAIRTAVDRTAGAVIGANLEHCIQEELEQGNSPNQVIKDAVELLVKSR, from the coding sequence ATGGAGTACGATAAAGGGATCAAAAACAGACTAAAACGCATTGAAGGACAGGTGCGGGGAGTGTTAAGCATGCTGGAGGAAGGGCAGGACTGCCGGGAAATCGTTATCCAGCTGACCGCCATAAGAACGGCAGTAGACCGTACGGCAGGGGCCGTTATCGGAGCTAATCTGGAGCATTGTATACAGGAGGAACTTGAACAAGGGAATTCTCCGAACCAAGTCATAAAAGACGCGGTGGAGCTGCTCGTGAAGAGCCGCTAG